A stretch of Carya illinoinensis cultivar Pawnee chromosome 14, C.illinoinensisPawnee_v1, whole genome shotgun sequence DNA encodes these proteins:
- the LOC122294287 gene encoding scarecrow-like protein 22 has product MKAMPLPFEDFQGKGVLDFSTTASSDFSQHRRHHQQSQKWHTNKENCYVGIEPTSVLDTRRSPSPPTSTSTLSSYLGNGGSGSTDTTTNTTGVAAAAAAASENPSQTGLDIGEKCGLGMEDWEGVLSESSPGQEQSILRMIMGDIEDPSVGLNKLLQGGNIGSHQDLEFNAGFGIIDQTTGFGFEPISTANSVASIDPSLPIHSSDFSFGNARLGSISIPNPNPSPLFSTPTSNALPVSLPPGVFLQQQLQAIEAVDEKPQIFNPQVVINQNQAQYAQNQALFMPLTYANLQENHLISPPPAKRLNSGTTGANYQVPKVPFSDSGQELFLRGQQQQQGQMLSQHSIQQGPMMVAAKQKMVNNEFAYQQQQLLHQAIVDQLVKATELIETGNPALAQGILARLNHQLSPIGKPFQRAAFYFMEALQLLLHINKTGNSFTMSPPLPINLILKIGAYKSFSEVSPVLQFSNFTCNQALLEALEGCDRIHVVDFDVGFGGHWASFMQELALRNGGSPGLKITAFSSPSTHDELELGFTQENLKHFATEINIAFEFEILSLDSLKSGSWPLPLRASETEAIAVNLPIASFSNYPSSLPSVLRFVKQLSPKIMVSLDRGCDRTDVPLPQHIVHAIQSYSSLLESLDAINVNHDTLLKIERHLLQPGIEKIVLGRHRSPERTPPWKNLFLSSGFSPLTFSNFTESQAEYLVQRIPARGFHVEKKQASLVLCWQRKELISASAWKC; this is encoded by the coding sequence ATGAAGGCCATGCCCTTACCCTTTGAGGATTTTCAAGGGAAGGGGGTGTTAGATTTTTCAACTACTGCATCTTCCGATTTTTCCCAGCATCGTCGTCATCATCAACAATCACAAAAGTGGCACACCAACAAAGAAAATTGCTATGTGGGCATTGAGCCTACCTCTGTTCTGGACACTAGAAGAAGCCCCAGTCCTCCAACTTCAACCTCAACCCTGTCTTCCTATCTCGGCAACGGCGGCAGCGGCTCCACTGACACCACCACCAACACAACCGGCGTGGCGGCAGCGGCAGCAGCAGCCTCCGAAAACCCGTCCCAAACCGGCTTAGACATAGGGGAAAAATGTGGGCTGGGAATGGAGGATTGGGAGGGCGTGTTGTCTGAGTCCTCACCAGGCCAAGAACAGTCCATTCTCAGAATGATTATGGGGGATATTGAAGATCCGTCTGTTGGACTCAACAAGCTCTTGCAGGGTGGGAATATTGGCTCCCATCAGGACCTTGAATTCAACGCTGGCTTCGGCATCATAGATCAAACTACTGGCTTTGGTTTTGAACCCATTTCAACGGCCAATTCCGTGGCAAGCATTGACCCTTCTTTACCTATACATTCTTCGGATTTTTCCTTCGGCAATGCAAGGCTTGGTTCGATTTCAATTCCTAATCCGAATCCGAGCCCTTTGTTCTCTACCCCAACAAGTAATGCTTTGCCGGTTTCGCTTCCTCCAGGCGTGTTCCTTCAACAACAGTTGCAAGCAATTGAAGCCGTGGATGAAAAACCGCAGATTTTCAATCCCCAGGTGGTAATAAACCAGAATCAAGCTCAGTACGCTCAAAACCAGGCTTTGTTTATGCCTTTGACGTATGCCAATTTGCAAGAAAATCACCTAATCTCGCCTCCGCCGGCGAAAAGGCTCAATTCTGGGACTACTGGGGCAAATTATCAGGTCCCAAAGGTGCCGTTTTCGGATTCTGGGCAAGAGCTATTTCTTCGGGGACAACAGCAGCAGCAAGGTCAGATGCTTTCCCAGCACAGTATCCAACAAGGGCCAATGATGGTGGCGGCGAAGCAGAAGATGGTGAACAATGAATTTGCGTACCAGCAGCAGCAGCTTCTTCATCAGGCGATAGTTGACCAGCTAGTCAAGGCAACAGAGCTGATCGAAACGGGTAACCCGGCACTCGCGCAAGGGATATTGGCGCGGCTCAATCACCAGCTCTCTCCAATCGGTAAGCCTTTCCAAAGGGCCGCTTTCTATTTCATGGAGGCCCTGCAATTGCTCCTTCACATAAACAAAACTGGTAATTCTTTCACTATGTCGCCACCACTCCCCATTAATCTCATTTTGAAGATTGGTGCTTACAAATCGTTCTCCGAGGTCTCCCCTGTGCTTCAGTTTTCCAATTTCACCTGTAACCAAGCTCTTCTTGAGGCCTTGGAAGGCTGTGATAGAATTCAcgttgtagattttgatgttgGGTTTGGTGGCCATTGGGCTTCTTTTATGCAAGAACTCGCCTTGAGAAATGGCGGTTCTCCGGGTCTTAAAATCACTGCATTTTCATCCCCATCCACACACGATGAACTCGAGCTCGGTTTCACTCAAGAAAATCTGAAACATTTTGCCACTGAAATTAATATTGCGTTCGAGTTCGAAATTTTGAGCCTTGATTCGTTGAAATCCGGTTCTTGGCCACTGCCCCTTCGGGCCTCGGAGACTGAGGCAATTGCGGTAAATCTGCCAATTGCCTCCTTTTCGAATTACCCATCATCCCTTCCTTCAGTCCTCCGTTTTGTAAAGCAGCTCTCGCCCAAAATCATGGTCTCCTTGGATAGAGGCTGCGATCGAACAGATGTTCCATTGCCCCAACACATTGTTCATGCCATTCAATCTTATTCCAGCCTGCTCGAATCGCTCGACGCGATCAATGTGAACCATGATACCTTGCTGAAGATAGAGAGGCATTTACTTCAACCGGGCATTGAGAAAATTGTGCTGGGTCGGCACCGTTCTCCTGAAAGAACACCACCttggaaaaatctatttttgtCATCCGGTTTCTCCCCATTGACATTCAGCAACTTCACCGAGTCCCAAGCTGAGTATCTGGTGCAGAGGATTCCAGCTCGCGGATTCCATGTTGAGAAGAAACAGGCTTCTCTTGTTCTCTGCTGGCAGCGAAAGGAGCTTATCTCAGCATCTGCTTGGAAGTGCTGA
- the LOC122293974 gene encoding autophagy-related protein 8f: protein MAKSAFKQEHDLEKRRAEAARIREKYPDRIPVIVEKAERSDIPNIDKKKYLVPADLTVGQFVYVIRKRIKLSAEKAIFIFVDNVLPPTGAIMSTIYDEKKDEDGFLYVTYSGENTFG from the exons ATGGCTAAGAGCGCATTCAAGCAAGAGCACGACTTGG AGAAGAGGCGCGCTGAAGCTGCAAGAATTAGGGAGAAATACCCTGATAGAATTCCG GTGATTGTGGAGAAGGCTGAGAGAAGTGATATTCCCAACATTGACAAGAAAAA ATACCTTGTCCCAGCTGATCTGACAGTGGGCCAATTCGTCTATGTAATTCGGAAGAGAATTAAACTGAGTGCAGAAAAggcaatttttatatttgtggACAATGTCCTCCCACCGACAG GAGCTATAATGTCTACCATCTACGATGAAAAGAAGGATGAAGATGGATTTCTCTATGTTACTTACAGTGGAGAAAACACATTTGGGTGA
- the LOC122293970 gene encoding root meristem growth factor 10-like, translated as MSVTSCLLLFLLCVSMHACNARGRHLRAVDKKLEKKRHFSFWNDEKTGSDEISAVSKVKPSSSKQHEMGRRESIAGILSSENTPKQNETRTGQKIPKVGGKTSGAVQTESLESVSWHVPHKKRSGKDPGFNLDYSPPKTHPPSHN; from the exons ATGTCAGTCACTTcttgtcttcttcttttccttctttgcgTTTCTATGCATGCATGTAATGCCCGGGGCCGGCATCTTCGTGCAGTTGATAAAAAGCTGGAAAAGAAACGCCACTTTTCCTTCTGg AATGATGAGAAGACGGGTTCTGATGAGATTTCTGCTGTGTCAAAGGTGAAGCCTTCCTCATCAAAGCAACATGAAATGGGAAGAAGGGAGAGCATAGCAGGAATCCTCTCAAGTGAAAACACTCCAAAGCAAAACGAGACAAGGACTGGCCAGAAAATACCTAAAGTGGGAGGAAAAACTTCAGGTGCTGTTCAAACTGAGTCTCTAGAATCGGTTTCTTGGCATGTTCCCCACAAGAAACGCAGTGGAAAAGATCCTGGGTTCAACTTGGACTACTCACCACCAAAGACACACCCTCCTTCTCACAACTGA